The following are from one region of the Desulfuromonas sp. genome:
- a CDS encoding cytochrome c peroxidase: MKKLAATLCSLALLAGGTPLLAADPPLGLPPVPIPSDNPQTPEKIALGKRLYEDKRFSADGTVACANCHLPEKAFADGLPVAEGIDGQAGTRNSPSVVNAAYYTAQFWDGRRASLEEQAKDPFLNPVEHGLSSHEPILEVIRSDPTYPDQFQQVFGVEPAQITIDHAVKAIASFERTVISGDSPFDRYQYGGDKTAMSEGAIRGLDVYHNKGRCQSCHAIEQTSALFINNDFHNLGVGFKKIEPRLMEIVTAYRTAHAKGEAVDETVVSTSDVSELGHFVVTLRPSDIGKFKTPTLRNIAVTAPYMHDGSVQTLEEVIELYDRGGEANPMLDGGIRVLDLNEQEKADLVEFMKHLTSPEYAHLQTSK; this comes from the coding sequence ATGAAAAAGCTCGCCGCCACCCTCTGCTCCCTCGCCCTGCTGGCCGGTGGTACGCCCCTGCTGGCCGCCGACCCGCCGCTGGGCCTGCCGCCGGTGCCGATCCCCTCCGACAACCCCCAGACCCCCGAAAAGATCGCCCTCGGCAAGCGCCTCTACGAGGACAAGCGCTTCAGCGCCGACGGCACGGTGGCCTGCGCCAACTGCCACCTCCCCGAAAAGGCCTTCGCCGACGGGTTGCCGGTAGCCGAGGGCATCGACGGACAGGCCGGAACCCGCAATTCGCCCTCCGTCGTCAACGCCGCCTACTACACGGCCCAGTTCTGGGACGGACGCCGCGCCAGCCTCGAGGAGCAGGCAAAGGACCCCTTCCTCAACCCCGTTGAGCACGGCCTGAGCAGCCACGAACCGATCCTGGAGGTCATCCGAAGCGACCCGACCTACCCGGACCAGTTTCAGCAGGTGTTCGGCGTCGAACCGGCGCAGATTACCATCGACCACGCGGTCAAGGCGATCGCCAGCTTCGAGCGGACGGTGATCAGCGGCGACTCCCCCTTCGACCGCTACCAGTACGGCGGCGACAAGACCGCCATGAGCGAAGGGGCGATCCGGGGGCTGGATGTGTACCACAACAAGGGGCGCTGCCAGAGCTGCCACGCCATCGAACAGACGAGCGCCCTGTTTATCAACAACGATTTCCACAACCTTGGAGTCGGTTTCAAAAAGATCGAACCTCGGCTGATGGAAATCGTCACGGCCTACCGGACCGCCCATGCCAAAGGCGAGGCGGTCGATGAAACGGTTGTCTCCACGTCCGATGTCTCGGAGCTGGGGCACTTCGTGGTGACCCTGCGCCCCTCGGACATCGGCAAGTTCAAGACCCCGACCTTGCGCAACATCGCGGTGACCGCACCCTACATGCACGACGGCAGCGTGCAGACCCTGGAAGAGGTCATCGAGCTCTACGACCGGGGAGGCGAAGCCAACCCGATGCTCGACGGCGGCATCCGGGTCCTTGACCTGAACGAACAGGAAAAAGCCGATCTGGTCGAGTTCATGAAACACCTGACCAGCCCCGAGTACGCCCATCTCCAAACCTCGAAATAA
- a CDS encoding UbiA-like polyprenyltransferase, whose amino-acid sequence MATATLFEKTRTLLEMIKFSHTIFAFPFALMGVVLASLKTGAPPTAGQIFWICLAMVGARSGAMGLNRIIDARIDAENPRTAERHIPAGKVSRTEAWLFVLGSCGLLLVAAWMLNPLCFYLAPVALLFFVLYAFCKRFTALAHVVLGICLAAAPVGAWIALRGDVGWQVLVLGLAVLFWVAGFDIFYALQDLDYDREKGLHSIPSRLGVKRSIVLVRIFHVAMVFLLLLLLVGTGLGWIYFAGVLAVTGLLVYEHLLVKPDDLSRLDAAFFNMNGYISVTIFAFTLVDALV is encoded by the coding sequence ATGGCAACCGCGACCCTGTTCGAAAAGACCCGGACCCTGCTGGAGATGATCAAATTCTCCCACACGATCTTCGCCTTTCCCTTCGCCCTGATGGGCGTGGTGCTGGCCTCCCTGAAGACCGGCGCGCCCCCGACTGCCGGGCAGATCTTCTGGATCTGCCTGGCGATGGTCGGTGCGCGCAGCGGGGCGATGGGTCTCAACCGCATTATCGACGCCCGGATCGACGCCGAGAACCCGCGCACTGCCGAGCGCCACATCCCCGCAGGCAAGGTCTCCCGCACCGAAGCCTGGCTCTTCGTCCTCGGATCCTGCGGCCTGCTCCTCGTTGCAGCCTGGATGCTCAACCCCCTCTGCTTCTACCTGGCCCCGGTGGCCCTCCTCTTCTTCGTGCTGTACGCTTTCTGCAAGCGCTTCACCGCCCTGGCCCACGTGGTCCTCGGTATCTGCCTGGCCGCCGCCCCGGTCGGGGCCTGGATCGCCCTGCGCGGCGACGTCGGCTGGCAGGTCCTGGTCCTCGGTTTGGCGGTGCTGTTCTGGGTGGCGGGCTTCGACATCTTCTACGCCCTGCAGGATCTGGACTACGACCGGGAGAAGGGACTGCACTCTATCCCTTCCCGACTGGGGGTGAAGCGCTCCATCGTCCTGGTGCGCATTTTCCACGTCGCCATGGTCTTCCTCCTTCTGCTTCTGCTGGTCGGGACGGGCCTGGGCTGGATCTACTTTGCCGGGGTGCTGGCGGTGACGGGCCTGCTCGTCTACGAGCACCTGCTTGTGAAGCCGGACGACCTCTCCCGGCTCGACGCGGCCTTCTTCAACATGAACGGCTACATCAGCGTGACCATCTTCGCTTTCACCCTGGTCGATGCGCTGGTTTGA
- a CDS encoding flavin prenyltransferase UbiX: MKQIVVAITGASGSVYGLRLVEELLRAECRVTLLLTRAGLEVLRYETGLEWEGSVSERRELMRDYFEGNSRLEHYAEDDLFAPAASGSSAPDAVVVVPCSMGTAGRIAAGISDNLIERVADVALKERRDLILVPRETPLNQINLENLLKLSRAGAHILPAMPAFYGKPETIEDLIDFVVGKTLDSLGVPHKLFRRWGEEGP; encoded by the coding sequence ATGAAACAGATTGTCGTCGCCATCACCGGGGCCTCCGGTTCCGTTTACGGACTGCGCCTGGTCGAGGAACTGCTCAGGGCCGAATGCCGGGTGACCCTGCTCTTGACACGTGCCGGTCTGGAGGTGCTGCGCTACGAGACGGGCCTCGAGTGGGAGGGGTCGGTCTCCGAGCGCAGGGAGTTGATGCGCGACTACTTCGAGGGCAACAGCCGCCTCGAGCACTACGCCGAGGACGACCTCTTCGCCCCCGCCGCCAGCGGCTCCTCCGCCCCCGACGCCGTCGTCGTCGTTCCCTGCTCCATGGGGACGGCGGGGCGCATCGCCGCAGGGATCAGTGACAACCTGATCGAGAGGGTCGCCGACGTCGCCCTCAAGGAGCGCCGCGACCTGATCCTGGTCCCCCGCGAGACCCCCCTGAACCAGATAAATCTCGAAAACCTGCTCAAGCTCTCCCGAGCCGGCGCCCACATCCTGCCGGCCATGCCGGCCTTCTACGGCAAGCCGGAGACGATCGAGGACCTGATCGACTTCGTGGTCGGCAAGACTCTCGACAGCCTCGGCGTTCCGCACAAGCTGTTCCGGCGCTGGGGGGAGGAAGGGCCGTGA
- the mqnE gene encoding aminofutalosine synthase MqnE, whose translation MTRLFENIRTKIEAGARVSDAEALALFESNDLLAVGELAALANRRRNGDRVFFNVNRHINYTNLCVNRCTFCAFCREVEDEGCYTLALNDILEKAAEAVAAGATEIHMVGGLHPDLPFDFYLEMLAALRADSPQLHIKAFTAVEIDYFAGLTGQSVEQVIDELRGAGLGSMPGGGAEIFAAEVRQKICPEKISGERWLEVTEKVHRSGLKTNATMLFGHLEGYGDRVDHLGRLRTLQDATGGFQAFIPLAFQPDNTRVPGAKGVGGADALKTLAISRIYLDNFDHVKAYWVMLGLKIAQVSLAFGVNDIDGTVVEEKIGHDAGAASPQALSKEQLCAMIRKAGRTPVERDTLYNELTVC comes from the coding sequence ATGACCAGATTATTCGAAAACATCCGCACCAAGATCGAAGCCGGCGCCCGGGTTTCCGACGCCGAGGCGTTGGCCCTGTTCGAGTCGAACGATCTGCTCGCCGTCGGCGAACTGGCCGCCCTCGCCAACCGGCGAAGGAACGGCGACAGGGTTTTTTTCAACGTCAACCGCCACATCAACTACACCAACCTCTGCGTCAACCGCTGCACCTTCTGCGCTTTCTGCCGGGAGGTGGAGGACGAGGGCTGCTACACCCTGGCCCTGAACGACATCCTGGAGAAGGCGGCCGAGGCGGTCGCCGCGGGGGCGACGGAGATCCACATGGTGGGCGGGCTGCACCCGGACCTCCCCTTCGATTTTTACCTGGAGATGCTCGCCGCCCTTCGGGCCGACTCCCCGCAGCTGCACATCAAGGCCTTCACCGCAGTGGAGATCGACTATTTCGCCGGGTTGACAGGCCAGAGCGTGGAGCAGGTGATCGACGAGCTGCGGGGGGCGGGCCTCGGCTCCATGCCGGGCGGCGGGGCGGAGATCTTCGCCGCCGAGGTGCGGCAAAAAATCTGCCCGGAGAAGATCAGCGGCGAGCGCTGGCTGGAGGTGACGGAGAAGGTCCACCGCTCGGGGCTCAAGACCAACGCCACCATGCTCTTCGGCCATCTCGAGGGGTACGGCGACCGGGTCGACCACCTCGGCCGGTTGCGCACCCTGCAGGATGCCACCGGCGGCTTTCAGGCCTTCATCCCCCTCGCCTTCCAGCCGGACAACACCCGGGTGCCCGGGGCGAAAGGGGTCGGCGGCGCCGACGCACTGAAGACCCTGGCGATCAGCCGCATCTACCTCGACAACTTCGACCACGTCAAGGCCTACTGGGTGATGCTCGGGCTGAAGATCGCCCAGGTCTCCCTCGCCTTCGGGGTCAACGACATCGACGGCACGGTGGTCGAGGAGAAGATCGGCCACGACGCCGGAGCCGCCTCGCCCCAGGCCCTCTCCAAAGAGCAGCTCTGCGCCATGATCCGCAAGGCCGGCCGGACCCCGGTGGAGAGGGATACGCTGTACAATGAGCTGACTGTTTGTTGA
- the mqnC gene encoding cyclic dehypoxanthinyl futalosine synthase codes for MVEKMAGGAPVTREEALRLLTEADLLEVGRQADLVRREKHPHGRVTFVVDRNVNYTNVCQSKCKFCAFYRDAGAEDAYVLDYPTILGKIAELVEHGGTQLLMQGGLHPDLKIGWFEELFRLVKERFPGVQVHSLSPAEVIHVAGLSDLSMPECLRRLQAAGLDSVPGGGAEVLVDAVRKEISPNKIGWRDWAAVMEEAHALGMRTTATMMFGSKEAPEDIVEHLFRIREIQERTGGFTAFIPWTFQPSNTELGGETASGVEYLKVLALSRIVLDNVENIQASWVTQGAMMAQVALFFGANDLGGTMLEENVVAAAGCAFRMSQEEVVEIARGAGFVPAKRNTLYEILEEY; via the coding sequence ATGGTCGAAAAGATGGCAGGGGGCGCGCCGGTGACTCGCGAGGAGGCCCTACGGCTTCTCACTGAGGCCGACCTGCTCGAGGTCGGCAGGCAGGCTGATCTCGTGCGGAGGGAGAAGCACCCCCACGGCCGGGTGACCTTCGTCGTCGACCGCAACGTCAACTACACCAACGTCTGCCAGTCCAAGTGTAAATTCTGCGCCTTTTACCGCGATGCCGGCGCGGAGGACGCCTACGTTCTCGACTACCCCACGATCCTCGGCAAGATCGCTGAACTGGTCGAGCACGGCGGCACCCAGCTTCTCATGCAGGGAGGGCTGCATCCCGACTTGAAGATCGGCTGGTTCGAGGAGCTCTTCCGCCTGGTCAAGGAGCGTTTTCCGGGGGTGCAGGTCCATTCCCTCTCGCCCGCCGAGGTCATCCACGTCGCCGGGCTCTCGGACCTCTCCATGCCAGAGTGCCTGCGCCGCCTGCAGGCCGCCGGGCTCGACTCGGTGCCGGGCGGCGGGGCGGAGGTCCTCGTCGACGCGGTCAGGAAAGAGATCTCCCCCAACAAGATCGGCTGGCGGGACTGGGCCGCGGTCATGGAGGAGGCGCACGCCCTCGGGATGCGCACCACGGCGACGATGATGTTCGGCTCCAAGGAAGCGCCGGAGGACATCGTCGAGCATCTGTTCCGGATCCGGGAGATCCAGGAGCGGACCGGCGGCTTCACCGCCTTCATCCCCTGGACCTTCCAGCCGAGCAACACCGAACTCGGCGGGGAGACGGCGAGCGGGGTCGAGTACCTCAAGGTGCTGGCCCTGTCCCGCATCGTCCTCGACAACGTGGAGAACATCCAGGCGAGCTGGGTGACCCAGGGGGCGATGATGGCCCAGGTCGCTCTCTTCTTCGGCGCAAACGATCTCGGCGGGACCATGCTCGAGGAGAACGTGGTCGCCGCAGCGGGCTGCGCCTTCCGCATGTCGCAGGAAGAGGTCGTCGAGATCGCCCGGGGGGCGGGATTCGTCCCGGCGAAGCGGAATACCCTGTACGAGATTCTGGAGGAGTATTGA
- the hisC gene encoding histidinol-phosphate transaminase, with the protein MIPLRKNIAEMDGYVPGFQPKDEGAWIKLNTNENPYPPSPRVAEAIRAELGDGEGLRKYPDPPSSAAREEAARLYGFDPAWVIMANGSDELLNNLIRAFAGEGEEIAYVHPSYSYYATLAGIQGARVRTFGLTDKWELADFPELYEGKLFFLTNPNAPLGFTYPLEFIEELAGRVAGMLVVDEAYVDFADENALPLVRKCPNVVVTRTLSKSYSLAGMRLGLAIARPEVIAALDKIRDHYNIDRLAQAAAVASLSDQDYLRGCVEKIRQTRAWFTGELRVLEYGVIPSRGNFVFATPPDRNGKRVYDALFERKILVRYFSDPLLSHGLRITIGTREEMEKTVAALAEIG; encoded by the coding sequence ATGATCCCATTACGCAAAAACATCGCCGAGATGGACGGCTACGTTCCCGGCTTCCAGCCGAAGGACGAAGGGGCCTGGATCAAGCTCAACACCAACGAGAACCCCTACCCGCCGTCGCCGAGGGTGGCCGAGGCGATCCGGGCGGAACTGGGGGACGGTGAGGGGCTGCGCAAGTACCCCGACCCTCCCAGCTCGGCGGCCCGGGAGGAGGCGGCCCGCCTCTACGGCTTCGACCCCGCGTGGGTCATCATGGCCAACGGCTCCGACGAGCTGCTCAACAACCTTATCCGCGCCTTCGCAGGGGAGGGCGAGGAGATCGCCTACGTCCACCCCTCCTACTCCTACTACGCGACCCTGGCCGGAATCCAAGGGGCGCGGGTGCGCACCTTCGGCCTGACCGACAAGTGGGAGTTGGCGGACTTTCCGGAGCTCTACGAGGGAAAGCTCTTCTTCCTCACCAACCCCAACGCCCCCTTGGGTTTCACCTACCCCCTGGAGTTCATCGAGGAGCTGGCCGGGCGGGTCGCCGGCATGCTCGTGGTCGACGAGGCTTATGTAGATTTCGCCGACGAGAACGCTCTGCCCCTGGTCAGGAAGTGCCCTAACGTGGTGGTCACCCGCACCCTTTCCAAGAGCTATTCCCTGGCCGGGATGCGCCTCGGCCTGGCGATTGCCCGCCCGGAGGTGATCGCGGCGCTGGACAAGATCCGCGATCATTACAACATCGACCGGCTCGCCCAGGCGGCGGCGGTAGCGTCCCTCTCCGACCAGGATTACCTCCGCGGCTGCGTCGAGAAGATCCGCCAGACCCGGGCCTGGTTCACCGGGGAACTGAGGGTGCTCGAATACGGGGTGATCCCCTCCCGGGGCAATTTCGTCTTCGCCACCCCCCCCGACCGCAACGGCAAAAGGGTCTACGACGCCCTCTTCGAGCGCAAGATCCTGGTCCGCTACTTCTCCGATCCCCTCCTGTCCCACGGCCTGCGCATCACAATCGGAACCCGGGAGGAGATGGAAAAGACCGTCGCCGCCCTCGCGGAGATCGGGTGA
- the mutY gene encoding A/G-specific adenine glycosylase yields the protein MVFTDHRSPFSDHGFLFAPSDISGRLLDWYGRQGRDLPWRRTRDPYRVWLSEVMLQQTTVAAVVPYYETFLERFPNVADLAAAPVEEVIESWAGLGYYSRARNLHAAAQRVVSLFGGSFPDDLEGLMSLPGVGRSTAGAILSIAFDRKAPILDGNVRRVLCRLYALKEDPRASASEKRLWAWAEELTSADRPHDYAQAIMDLGATICIPRRPDCPACPLEGLCRARRMGVEAELPLRRKGRVVPQRTEVALLLEREGRFLVRRRPLEGMLGGLWEFPGGGVPEGSEPLAAGKALLRDMGLAGELRPAGRVRHVYSHFRLDLHLLRGEVEETFRVGEGAQDRWLSPGELTVLPLHGAHKKALDHLASAV from the coding sequence TTGGTTTTTACCGATCACCGATCACCGTTTTCGGATCACGGATTTCTCTTCGCCCCCTCCGACATCTCCGGACGGCTCCTCGACTGGTACGGGCGGCAGGGGCGCGACCTGCCCTGGCGGCGTACTCGGGACCCCTACAGGGTCTGGCTTTCGGAGGTCATGCTCCAGCAGACGACGGTGGCGGCGGTCGTCCCCTATTACGAGACGTTCCTGGAGCGCTTTCCGAACGTGGCCGACCTCGCGGCGGCTCCCGTCGAGGAGGTCATCGAGTCGTGGGCGGGTCTCGGCTACTATTCCCGGGCCCGCAACCTGCACGCCGCGGCCCAAAGGGTCGTCTCCCTCTTCGGCGGCTCCTTTCCCGACGACCTGGAGGGGCTGATGTCCCTGCCGGGGGTAGGGCGCTCAACCGCCGGGGCGATTCTTTCCATCGCCTTCGACCGCAAGGCCCCGATCCTCGACGGCAACGTGCGCCGGGTTCTCTGCCGCCTCTATGCCCTGAAGGAGGACCCGCGCGCCTCGGCTTCGGAAAAGCGGCTGTGGGCCTGGGCCGAGGAACTGACGTCGGCCGACCGGCCCCACGACTACGCCCAGGCGATCATGGACCTAGGGGCCACGATCTGCATTCCCCGCCGCCCGGACTGTCCTGCCTGCCCTCTCGAGGGGCTGTGCCGGGCGCGCAGGATGGGGGTGGAGGCGGAGCTGCCGCTTCGGCGGAAGGGCAGGGTGGTGCCGCAGCGGACCGAGGTGGCGCTGCTGCTGGAGAGGGAAGGGCGATTCCTGGTGCGCCGCAGGCCCCTGGAGGGGATGCTGGGCGGGCTGTGGGAATTCCCGGGGGGCGGCGTGCCCGAAGGGAGCGAGCCCCTAGCCGCGGGGAAGGCCCTCCTTCGGGATATGGGCCTGGCCGGAGAACTCCGCCCGGCGGGGCGGGTCCGGCACGTCTACAGTCATTTCCGCCTCGATCTGCACCTGCTGCGGGGGGAAGTCGAAGAGACCTTTCGGGTGGGGGAGGGTGCGCAGGACCGCTGGCTTTCTCCGGGGGAGCTGACCGTCCTTCCTTTGCACGGGGCTCACAAAAAGGCCCTCGATCACCTTGCCAGCGCCGTCTGA